The Streptomyces griseiscabiei genomic sequence ACTCTCCGGTAGCCAGGGTGTCGCGCCCCGGGCCGGTGAGCGGGTGCTGCTCGGCAGCGCGCTGGACGAGCGCGGCCTCCGCTTCGGACTGGAGCGGTCGTACCGCACTTTGGCCCGGCTCGCCCAAGGCGGCGAGGAGAGGATCGACCTGGTGGAACGTGCCAACCGTTACCGCCCCCGGACGTGGGTGTAGTTGATGTCCCAGATGCCCCAGCCGACCGCGCTGACGAAGTGCCCGATCTGCGAGTGGCCCCTCGCCTCGGACGACCGCTTCTGCGGTGCGTGCGGCCATGACCTCTCGGCGGTGCCCGCGCCGCCGGAGGACCACCCGACGATCACCATGAACGGGACGGCGGGCGAGGCGCCCGACGAGTCCGCGTCCGTGGACTGGCCCGTCGCCTCCGAGCCCAGCACGGACACACCTCCGCCGGTGGTCCGTCCCACCGACATCCAGGGCACCGACTCCGGCGGCGGCGAACTGCCCGGCCCGGGGCGGGGCGTACGGTTCGACCGGCCCCACGAGCCCGACGAGTACCCGCTCGCCGCGCCCCGGCCGCCGGACCCGCGCACCGCCGACCTCGCCACCCCGCCGGCCGGTACGAAGGTGTGCGTGGCCTGCCGCGCGGGCCGGGTCGACCTGGACGGCTACTGCGAGAACTGCGGGCACGCGCAGCCCCGCGAACGCGACCACATGGAGCTGGAGCTGGGCGCGGTCGCCGCGGTCAGCGACCGGGGCCTGCGGCACCACCGCAACGAGGACGCGTTCGCGATCTCCTCGACCGCGCTGCCCGACGGCTCCCCCGCGGTCGTCGCGATCGTCTGCGACGGCGTGTCCTCCGCGACCCGCCCCGACGACGCCTCGCTCGCCGCCGCCCGCGTCGCCAACGAGACGGTGCTGGGCGCGCTGCCGCGCGGCACCCACCCGCAGCAGGCCATGCACGACGCGATCGTCGCCGCCGCGGGCGCGGTCAACGCCCTGGCCGAGGAGCCGGAGACGGCCCAGGAGCACGCCCCGCACCAGAACGCGCCGGCGTGCACCATCGTCGGCTCGATCGTCACCCCGAGTCTGCTCGTGGTCGGCTGGGTCGGCGACAGCCGCGCCTACTGGGTCCCGGTGGACCGCAGCGCGCCCCCGGCCCGGCTCACCGAGGACGACTCGTGGGCGGCACAGATGGTGTCCGCGGGACTGATGAGCGAGGCCGAGGCGTACGCCGACGAGCGCGCCCACGCGATCACCGGCTGGCTCGGCGCGGACGCGTACGAACTGGAGCCGCACACCGCTTCCTTCAAACCGGACCGGCCGGGTGTAGTGGTGGTGTGCACCGACGGACTGTGGAACTACGCGGAGGCCGCCGAGGAGATGGCCGAGGCCGTGCCCCTGGACGCGGCCGGGCGACCGCTGCACTGCGCGCAGGTTCTGGTCGGCCGCGCGCTCGACGGCGGGGGCCACGACAACGTAACAGTGGCCGTCCTGCCGTTCCCGGCCCCTCCTCAGGGGGCAGGATCGGCCTGAGGGTGCTCGCGGGCCGGGTGTTCGCGAGCGCCTTCGCGGCCGGACGGACGGGCCGCCGGACCGGAGGGGACCGGTCCGGTACAGGCAGGCGGAGTCATCACCCCACGGGCTGTGGGGCCAACAGTGGGGCTGCTAGGGGGATCTGAGTAGGCATGGCCAATTTCTCGAAGTCGAACGTGCCGCAGTTCTCGGTCGAGGTGTACCAGAACGAGTACCTGCCCGAGGGCGGCCGCGAGGTCAACGCCATCGTGACGGTCAGCGCGACGGGGGGCGGCACCATCGGCAGCGCGGTCGCCGCGCCGCACCTGTACTCACCCGGCCAGGGCCCGTCCGCCGCCGTGGCGCTCATGGTCGACTGCTCGGGGTCGATGGACTACCCGCCGACCAAGATGCGCAACGCCCGCGA encodes the following:
- a CDS encoding PP2C family serine/threonine-protein phosphatase, translating into MSQMPQPTALTKCPICEWPLASDDRFCGACGHDLSAVPAPPEDHPTITMNGTAGEAPDESASVDWPVASEPSTDTPPPVVRPTDIQGTDSGGGELPGPGRGVRFDRPHEPDEYPLAAPRPPDPRTADLATPPAGTKVCVACRAGRVDLDGYCENCGHAQPRERDHMELELGAVAAVSDRGLRHHRNEDAFAISSTALPDGSPAVVAIVCDGVSSATRPDDASLAAARVANETVLGALPRGTHPQQAMHDAIVAAAGAVNALAEEPETAQEHAPHQNAPACTIVGSIVTPSLLVVGWVGDSRAYWVPVDRSAPPARLTEDDSWAAQMVSAGLMSEAEAYADERAHAITGWLGADAYELEPHTASFKPDRPGVVVVCTDGLWNYAEAAEEMAEAVPLDAAGRPLHCAQVLVGRALDGGGHDNVTVAVLPFPAPPQGAGSA